GAGCAACCCATCCGTACCGGTCGTCCAGCAGATCCTGACGGACTTCTACCCGCAGGCGAAGGACTCCGTCGTCTGGAAGAACTACTACCAGGCCACATCCTGGCCGTGGGCGAAGGCGGCCGGCTTCACCACGTGGGCTTACGTCGACGCAGCCACCACGGACGCGCAGATGAACGCGCTGGATCAGTCCCTGATCGACGCATGGGGCGTTCCGACGCTCACCGCTGACGCTCGCATCACGGCCATCGTCGCCCGCGGGAAGCCAGTCATCGCGTGGGAGGTGCACCGTCGCAGCGAGCGTGACCGCCTCGTCGGACTGGGCGTCAAGGGCATGATGTGCTCCGAGCTGATCTACGTCAGGCGCAGCGCACCAAGCCGCGTGATCGACGACTTCGCCACGCAGGTGAAGGCACCGGGGGACCTCGGGACGATCAACTACGACCAGGCGTCGGCGCTCAAGTTCGACGACACAGGCGCGTCGGCGTACATCAACGCCCTGCCCAACCGCAGCGTCGTCATGGGATCGCTGAGCAACCCCACTCCGCCAGCCGCGTACACCCTGAAGTTCGACATGATGTACGAGGGCGTTCCAGGGGCGACGGAACACGCTGGCGTGGCATTCGGCAAGGCGAGCGACGACACGTATCGCTTCAGCCAGGCGAACGCGTCGGGTGGCTACCACATGGCGATCCGCGGCAACGGTGACATGCAGTTGTACACCCATGCTGCGGGAGTCACTGCCGGGACGCAGATCGGCTCCACGGTCTCCACCACGGCGCCCACGGCGGGCGGATGGATGAGCTTCACGATTGCCATGACCGCAACGGACATCACCCTGACGCGGACTGACCTCGCGGTGCCGGTCTCGATCAACGTTGCGAACACTGCATTCCGCGGCGGGTACTTCCACCTGTCAACGGGATCCGTGGCGTCGACGGCGAACAAGCCGCATTGGCGGAACGTGTCGGTCAGCACTCCATAAGAATCACGGACTCCCCGTGAAACATCTGCGCCCCACCCCGCCATAACTCAGGTACACCGAGTGAAGGGGAGTGGGGCGCATGGGGAACATCGGCATCATGGGGCGGGCCAGAGTCGGCAAGGACACCGCCGGACAGTGGCTCGTCGACAACCGCGGGTACCGGCGGATCGGGTTCGCGGATGCGCTGAAGGATGCGGCGCTAAAGACGGACCCGATCGTGGAGGATCTGGCCGGATACTACGACGTGGTGGAATCCACGAGGCTGTCCGCACTCGTCGGCGAACACGGCTGGGAGCGCGCGAAGGACCGTGAGCCCGAAGTTCGCCGCATCCTCCAGGAGCTGGGCGCCTCCATCCGTGCCATCGACCCGGAGTTCTGGCTCCGGACGGCACTGAAGAAGGTCCGCGACGCCAACGAGGCCGGCGTACCGGTCGTCATCACGGACGTGCGCTACCCCAACGAGGCCAAGTCCCTGCGCGCCGCTGGCTTCCACCTCCTGCACATCGACCGCCCTGGCGTCCCCCAGCTCACCCACGAATCGGAAGGCGCCCTGACGTCGACGGACGCGGACTACGCGATCACCAACGACGGAACGCGGGAGCTGTTCCTCTCGAAGCTGCAGATCGCCGTAGCCCACATCTACACCGACGAGTCCCGCCGCCAGTACGCACGATCCCACTCCTAGAAAGGACGCTGCATGAAGCACTTTCTCAGCAAGGTCAGAGACGCCGTCAAGGACGTCCCTCTCCGCGTCTACGTCGCCCTCCAGGTCTTCGCCAGTCAGGAGCCCGTCCGCCTCCGGGCGGCTCTGACGTCGGCAGTCCTGGCGCTGGCGTTCCTCGTACCGTCGATCACGGCGAGCGTGGCCGATCGTGTCGGATTCGTCGGCGCCGTGGTGCTGCCGATCCTCGTGGCGGAGAGCGCCCGGAAGAAGGTCTCGCCGACCGACGCCGAGAAGTAGAGCGCAGTACCCAACCCCCTGGTTCTCCGGAGCCAGGGGGCTTTTGGCGTATGGAGACCATGAGTCCGCTGGCGGACAGAACAGCCAGGATGCGGTTCAACAGGGCGATGCGGGAGAAGGGGGTGGAGGCGAAGGCGTGCGGGAGGTGCTTCGCAGTGAAGGGGTACGGCGGGTTTAGCGTGCAGAGTTCGAGCGCGAGTGGACGGATGACCATCTGTAAGCGCTGCACGTCGGAACGCCGACACCAGTGGAACGCCAGCAACGCCGAAGGACGGAAGGAGTACAACCGGCGCTGGCGCAAGGGGCACCCCGCCCGGGCAGCACAGCACGATCGCGGGCGTAGCCAGAGCCCCGAACGACAGGAGTACAACCGGCGCTGGCGAGAGAGTAACCAAGAGCGCCGTAAGGCTCACCTAATAAAGTCTCGGATCCTCTATCGTGCCCGCAAAGCCGCCGCAACCGTCGTCCCCTTCACCGTCGACGAGATGCTTGCCGACTGGGAGGAATACGACCTCTACGGTTGCGCCTTCTGCGGCGGCCCTTACGAGGAGATCGAACACCTGATGCCCCTCTCCCGCGGAGGAGAGCACAGCCTCGCCAACATCGTCCCCTCGTGCATCGAGTGCAATCGGGGCGTCGGAGGCAAGCACGACCGAAACCCCTACGAGTGGCTGGCCGAACGCTTCCCCAACCTGGCGCCGCTCCTCCTGCCGGTCGACGAAGGTTAAGGGAACCTTACCTCCCGGCAAAGCTTTACCCGCGTGGCCTAGGCCCCGTACTCGCCGTAACCGGTGGGTGCGGGGCCTTTTTGCGTTCTGGGCTCCGTGGAGCGCTACACGGACGCCTACATCTATGTTTGTGTTGCGCAACCCATGCCCCTACAGTGCCAGTATGTCGACCTCACCCGGACCGCTCCTTCAGGCGCTGGACGCCCTGTGGGAGCACCTCCGCACACAGCAGGCGGAACTGCCGGCCGCCCGAATTGCAATCACCCCAACGCCCCCGCCGGCAAAGCACAACCCGGAGCGGTGGACGCGGGACGGAGAGGTCGTGACGGGCCTTGTCGTCAGCGCGGACACCCTGAAGGAGGGGGCGGACGCAGTCCTGGAACACGTGCTGCACGAGGCTGCTCACGTCTTGTCGTGGGTCCGTGGGGATCAGGACACCACTACCCGCGGCACCTACCACACAGGCACGTACCTGGCAGCCGCGGAAGAGGTGGGGCTCCGATGGCCGCCTGACGCTCCCCGCGACCCGCACCGAGGATACGTTTCTCCACGCCTGACCCCCGAGACGCTGACCACGTACACGGCCGACGTCAGAGCGCTGGAGCAGGCCATCCCCCTTGTGCTCCCACATCTCGTCATCCCCGACGCGCAGACCGCCTACCGGCCGCGGAATCGGCTCTACCTACAGTGCGGATGTGACGATCCGCGCCGGATCCAAATGTCTCCACGGGTGGCCGCTCGCGGCCCGGTGATCTGCGGAGTGTGCGAGCAGGCCTTCAAGGAGGCGTGACGAAAGGGGGGTGGGGTATGTATGGTCCGTGTCAGTGCTCTACGGTACTGTGTGGCCGCCCCCACCCCTGCTGATCTGAGGTTGACGGATAATGACTGCCGGCGAGATGGAGATCCCTAGCGCACGGGACGTGGTCCCCTCATTGCAGCTGGACGACATCGCGCACGAGTCTGAACAGACTCTTGTGGCCCGTGGTGTGGCCTATGCCCGGGAGTACGATCAGATCCAGGGCAAGGCCACGACCCTGGTGAAGAACCTGGCGGTCGTCATCCTGGCTCTGCGGCGGAAGCATGACGACATGCGGGGGACGTCGCACGACTATCGGGAGGCCGTGGCGGAGATGTACCGCACGGCAAACCTGCCGACGGACAGCAACGCCAGCTTGCAGAGCAACGTCCGATATCACGTGGGCAACGCCTTGCGGCGCCATCTGACCACGCGGGAGCTGGAACAGCTCGACCTCAAGACCACGTCGCCCCTGGAGCGGTTCCAGGACAGGCGGAAGACGGACTCCGCAATCGTGCGTGCAGTGAAGGCCGTTGATACCGCAGCAGCCTCCACCCCTCCGCCGGCAAAGAGTGCAGTCAAGGGGAAGGCGTCGGCATCCACTGCCGCTGCACCCGTGCCCGCGCCCGTGAAGGCCACCGCCGATCACCTCAGGCTCGTACAGGTGGTGACAAACGTACTGGGGCAGATCAGTACAGACGTGGTGGACCGTCACATGACCGCCGGACAGCGGGCACGGATGGACGAGGAGTTGGCTGAGGTGCAACGCAGAGTGACGGAATTGCGCCGCCACACGCGAAAGCCCAAGTCAGGCGCCTGATCGTCGCCCGCATCCTCCGCCTCCCCTGCTGAACTCTGGCCAAAAAGCCAAACTAACCCCTTATTTCACTTCTCTCTAGACGCGTTAAGGAGAGAAGGAAAATAGGGGGTTAGTTTGGCTTTTTGGCCTCGATCTGTCCGGGGGAGGAGGAGACAAAGATCTTGAAAGTGCCGTGAAACATTCCCGCTCCACCCCGCCATAACTAAGGAGACAGCAAGCAACGCGGCGATGTGGAGGCCAGATGGCAGGGGTAAGCACGATCAAGCGCGGCGGAAGCCGCTTCTACGTGGATCCGAGTGACTCGCGCATCAAGGTGCCCGGCGTGACGAGCGTCGTGGGGATGGAGCCCAAGCCGTTCCTGGTTTTCTGGGCGGCGAACGAAGCGGCCGACGCTGCGGTTGCCAACTGGGACATCGTCAGCAAGCTCGTGGAGCGAGACCCTGCCGGCGCGAAGGACTACCTGAAGAACGCCCATCGTCGGAAGTCGAAGGCGGCAAGCGACCTCGGGTCCTCCGCCCACACCTACTTCGAGAAGCTGGCGCGGGGGGAGGACGTCAACCTGCGCCACGTGCACGCCGACGTACAGCCTCACGTGAGGCACTTCCGGGAGTTCCTGGACGAGATCCAGCCTGAGTTCATCCACCTGGAGGAGACCGTCTGGGACGACGACATTGCCGTGGCCGGCTCGTTCGACGCCATCGCGAAGATCGACGGTGAGACGGTGATCATTGACTGGAAGACCTCCAAGGCGGTCTACGAGTCGGTAGCTCTCCAGCTCAGCGCCTATCGCTACGCCACCCGCATCATCCTGGCGGAGAGCGGGGAGTCCATCCCGATGCCGGAGATCACGGGCGGCGCCGTGCTCCACGTCCGCCCGGAGGCTTGGGCGTTCCACCCCATCGAGTGCGGCCGTGAGGTCCATGAGACGTTCAAGGCGCTGCGCGCGGTGTTCGAGTGGGACCGTGAGGGCAAGAAGGGTGTCGTCGGCAAGCCGATCGCGTCCGGCGGTGTGCGTCTGACGGGAACGGAGCGGAGGGCGGCATGAGCGACGACCTTCGCACCCGGTACGCCGAAGCCTTGTGCGCGAATGACGGCCTGGACCGGTCGGTCATCGGCTACGGGGCGCTCTGGGGCGGCTACTTGGAGGCTGCCGACGCCGTTCTGAGCGTCCGCGACGAGGAGTGCTACATGCTGCACTCGCAGCTGGCGAGCAGCAAGGCCGCCCACGAGGCGGTCTGGCAGCAGCACCAGGAGCGTGGAGCCTGGATCTTCCGGTTGCAGGAAGAGAAGGCAGACCTGCGTGACCGTGCCGAGAACGCAGAGAAGGAGCGCGACGAGCACCGCGAGGCCGCCGAAGTGGCGGAGGCCAAGCTCCGGAAGATCGAGCACGGTTGCGAGACGCCGGAGTCGCACAACTACGGGTGCCCGTGCGACGAACTGGCCACGCTCCGCGAAGCCTACGAGAAGGCTCGCGCCGACGCTGAGCGGTACAAGCGGGCGTACGAGATGAAGCCGGCAACCATGCGCCTGGAGGGTCCGGGCGTGGAGCGCCTCGTCTGGCACACCACGGCCGGCGCTCGCGACTGGGAATCCAGCGACGTCGTGACGCCGACGCTGGCGGAGGAGATCGCATCCGCTGCGCCGCTCGGATCACTCGTCAACGACCTCCGAGCAACCATCGTCAGCCAGGCGCGGGAGATCGCGCGACTCAAGGGGGAGAGCGCATGAGCGTCCTGGAGGACAAGCTCAGCGACGCGCATCGGCACATCGTCTACGACGGAGATTCGGACATCCCGTACGACGTGTACCTCGTTCTGGAAGCGCTCGCCGCAGAAGTTCAGGCCCTCCGAGAGGCCGCTACCACACGCGGCCCCGTGGAGTCCGGAGGCATGTCCCGTGTGGACGCTCTAAAGGCCGCCCGGGAACACGTCGAAGCCATGTCGACGAACTCCCGCGGCTATCAGGACGGCGTGAAGTTGTCCGACAAGGTGCAGGCGATGGACGCCTTCGCCAGGTTCCTGATGGGGGAGAGCGCATGACCAACTTCAACAAGCCGACCAACGACCCCAAGACCGGCGCTGCACTGGCCGCCTTCGTGACAGCCCTGATTCTCCTGCCGCTCCAGGGCTGGTTCTTCATGCTCGCCATGGGCGTTCTCCACGGCATCGCAGCGGCCGTTCCCGCGATCGGCTACGGGGCGACGCTGCTGCTCATGCTGGGCGTCGACGTCGTGGCCTTCACGGCGAAGAAGTTCCGCAAGTAGCGCAAGGCACACACGGGGGCGTCCACACCGGGCGCCCCCTCTTCGGCATGCGACGAGGAGAGAGCATGAGCTACGACCTGGACGTGTACAGCAGTCCGGAGAAATTCGGGCTGACGTCGGTAGGCGACCTGTCCGATAACGAGCCTTACGAGTTCAGCATCCTGGCGGTGTGGCAGCGCACGGAGGACGGCGTTCTGTTCTGGGAGACCGACTCCGGGTGCTCCTGCCCGTCACCGTTCGAGAACCACACGTCGATCAACGACCTGCGTCGCATTGACGACGTCACGGAGTTCGTCCGTGAGGCGCGCTCGTGGGTTCAGGGCCAGGACATCGAGCGCGACGACGTGGAGCGGCTCGTCCGCAAGGTGCGCCGGCTGGCGAAGAAGCAGGAGGCAGCAGCATGACCGACTTCAACCCCGACTTCCGCGAGTGGCCCAAGACTCCGCGGCTCTTCCGGGACATCGTGATCACGGAGAAGATCGACGGCACCAACGCCGGCCTCCACATCAGCGAGGACGGTCAGGTCGTCGCGCAGTCCCGGAAGCGGATCATCACGCCGGACAACGACAACTACGGCTTCGCTCGCTGGGCGGCGGAGAACGCCGACGAGCTGGCGCACATCCTCGGTCCGGGGCTCCACTTCGGCGAGTGGTGGGGGCAGGGGATCCAGCGGCGGTACGGGCTGGAGCAGAAGGTGTTCAGCCTCTTCAACACTGAGCGCTGGTACAAGAACGATGGCGCCGACACCTCGAAGGAGACGCGCGCCGATCAGTCGTCGCTCGTGGATCAGATCGACGTCGTGCCGGTCCTGTACCAGGGGCCGTTCAGCGAGGCACAGATCACGAGCGTCCTCCGCGACCTGAAGGAGGAAGGCAGCTACGCCGCCCCCGGCTTCATGAACCCCGAAGGCATCTGCGTGTATCACTCGCAGACCCGCAGCGTCTTCAAGGTGACCCTGGACGCCAACGACGCCGGCAAGTGGGAGGCAGCAGCATGAGAAAGACCCTCGCGGCCCTGGCTCTGGCCGGCGCCCTGACCCTGACCGCCTGCAGTGCGGAGGATCAGCAGCCCGCCGGCTGCTACGAGATCGACATCGACCATCCGAAGACGCACCGCACGGCGCCGGCGTTCAAGACGCCGAAGAAGTCCGCCCCGAAGGCCCCTTCGACGACCCGGAGACGCTGATGAGCGACGACGACCCGCAGAGATCGCCTGACTGGTGCTGGACGCACGGCTGCCCGTCTAGCGGGTGCCCGCAGGAGGATCACTGAGGAGACCGCATGAACCTCGGAGAGCACGCAGCCGCCATCGAAGCGGCGATCAAGGCAGCAGCTGACGACGGCTATGAGCTGGACAACGGCCAGGGAGATCCCGTCCACATGGAACTGAACCGGGTCACGGCTGACCGGATCCTCTGCTGCGTCCCGGCGCCGGTTCCGATTTCCGCGCCGACGACGTACATCTACTAGCTCCGTAAGTCGATTCACGCACCACCCCAGCCCCCGGTTGCTTCGGCGCCGGGGGCTTTCGGCGTGTAACCACAAGGAGGAGAGAAGCATGAAGCACACACCCACCACCATCCACACCGCCGACGGCTCGCAGGTCACCATCCGCCGGCGCGGGATTGAGTTCGATCTCGAAACCCGCAACGCCCGGGGCGAGACGATCTCGACTGTCGTCATGGATTCCGCCGACATGGTGCGGCTCATGGAAGAGATGAGGCGTGCGGCATGAGCGCCAATTACCGCGACGCCGACGGCGACGTGTGGATGTGGGACGCCAACAACGAGGGCTACTACACCCGCGACATGGACACCGCCCTGCCGATCGAAGACGTGCGCGAACTCTACGGCCCCCTGGATGTCCGGGAGGACGGCTCCGACGAGTACGTCCGGGAGCCTGAGTCACTGGAGCAGCTGCTCCGTCGCATCATCCGTGAAGAGCTGGACCGACGTCTGGGGAAGGTGCACCGATGAGCGCGCGAGACGAACTCCTGGCGTACATCGGGGGGTTGAACTACTCGATCTGTAGTGAGCGGTGCGCGGCCTGCAACTGCGCAGAGTCCGACGCGAAGGAGGCCAGTCAGATGGTTGACGACTTCGCGCACGAGCTGGCGGAGCAGATCCGCACGGAGGTCGCGCCCCTCGCTGTCTTCCGATCGGAGGATATGCGCGCACTGGTCAAGTACGGCCGACGTCTGGCGAACCTGATCGATCCGGAGGTGCCCTGATGACCAACTACGGACCGACCCCCATCGACCTCATTCACGACAGCTCCGCGGCCCGCGACTACAAGGCGGCTGCCGGGTGGCTCTGGTACGCGTTGCGGAACGCAGGGGTACCGGACGAGCAGATCGCCAACGGTTTGATCACGTACGAGGACTCCATCCATCGGCTGATTTCGGAAGGGCGGCTCTGATGGCAACTATCGACGCCGGCGACCCGTCGCCCGAAGCGATCGAGACCGAACGCCAGATGGCGCGCCTGGACCTCTTCCGCCAGGCGCACGGCCTCGTCACTGACCTGGAATGGGGCGAGGCGATCAGCGTCTATGACGTGCTCAAAGTCGCGCGGTTCCTTGAGGAGAAGGAGGAGAAGGACTGATGTGCAGCAAGCGTGACTCACGCACGGGTGGATGGGCCGTCACGTCCGACTACGCGAATCCCGGGACGCTCTGCCTGGAGGTGAACGAGGGCGGGTACACCGTCGTCCACAACGAGAGCCCGCTCACCGTGGCGCAGTTGCGTGCGCTGTCGAACGTGATCGACGAAGCGGCGGCGGAGTTGGCCGCGAACTTGCTGGAGGAGTAATGACCGACGCCGACGAGCACGTCTGTAAGCCGGGTGCCAGTGAGTACTTCTGCCCGCAGGCCGGAGAGATCGAGTCGGACTGTCACGGCGGGTTTGACGTCTGCTGCGGGCGTCCTGACCTGCACATCGGCGTGTTGTCTCTCTGCTGGGCACCCGTCGGCTCCGCTGGGTGGCAGCGATGCGTGAAGCCGCCGAAGCACGCGGGTGACTGTGCGCTGAAATACGACCCCAAGGAGGAGAACTGATGGCAGTCATCAAGTCCACAGGCACCGTCGACGTGGAGCTGACGCTCGCGGAGCTGGAGCTGATCCGGCGCGCG
This genomic interval from Streptomyces sp. NBC_00464 contains the following:
- a CDS encoding glycerophosphodiester phosphodiesterase — encoded protein: MTMPAGIATVTLTGRYLRPDGTPLKGTVTIAAPSLVTLPGADTISAGSASVTLDATGAFSVLLIATDQMDMQPTDWAYQVSEKFTDIAARTYAIRLPSAVPIVSIADIAPSDPSTGQYVLVPGPTGPAGASILTGTGTPSPLLGANGDMYVDKTVGAVKLYGPKASGAWPGTGVELGGGGLISTVNGQTGAVSLTAADVGALPRAVVPATSLLSSSLFYIAHRGSGGEFPEHTLEAYEAAVAAGARAIEVSVRLTADGVPVCIHDEDLSRTTYATGNVSDWNYAALKYKVLTNGRLMLGQGRVDAPIPTLREVLDRFLGRVVIFLEAKSNPSVPVVQQILTDFYPQAKDSVVWKNYYQATSWPWAKAAGFTTWAYVDAATTDAQMNALDQSLIDAWGVPTLTADARITAIVARGKPVIAWEVHRRSERDRLVGLGVKGMMCSELIYVRRSAPSRVIDDFATQVKAPGDLGTINYDQASALKFDDTGASAYINALPNRSVVMGSLSNPTPPAAYTLKFDMMYEGVPGATEHAGVAFGKASDDTYRFSQANASGGYHMAIRGNGDMQLYTHAAGVTAGTQIGSTVSTTAPTAGGWMSFTIAMTATDITLTRTDLAVPVSINVANTAFRGGYFHLSTGSVASTANKPHWRNVSVSTP
- a CDS encoding RNA ligase family protein, translated to MTDFNPDFREWPKTPRLFRDIVITEKIDGTNAGLHISEDGQVVAQSRKRIITPDNDNYGFARWAAENADELAHILGPGLHFGEWWGQGIQRRYGLEQKVFSLFNTERWYKNDGADTSKETRADQSSLVDQIDVVPVLYQGPFSEAQITSVLRDLKEEGSYAAPGFMNPEGICVYHSQTRSVFKVTLDANDAGKWEAAA
- a CDS encoding deoxynucleotide monophosphate kinase family protein; protein product: MGNIGIMGRARVGKDTAGQWLVDNRGYRRIGFADALKDAALKTDPIVEDLAGYYDVVESTRLSALVGEHGWERAKDREPEVRRILQELGASIRAIDPEFWLRTALKKVRDANEAGVPVVITDVRYPNEAKSLRAAGFHLLHIDRPGVPQLTHESEGALTSTDADYAITNDGTRELFLSKLQIAVAHIYTDESRRQYARSHS
- a CDS encoding DUF7574 domain-containing protein → MSYDLDVYSSPEKFGLTSVGDLSDNEPYEFSILAVWQRTEDGVLFWETDSGCSCPSPFENHTSINDLRRIDDVTEFVREARSWVQGQDIERDDVERLVRKVRRLAKKQEAAA
- a CDS encoding PD-(D/E)XK nuclease family protein, whose amino-acid sequence is MAGVSTIKRGGSRFYVDPSDSRIKVPGVTSVVGMEPKPFLVFWAANEAADAAVANWDIVSKLVERDPAGAKDYLKNAHRRKSKAASDLGSSAHTYFEKLARGEDVNLRHVHADVQPHVRHFREFLDEIQPEFIHLEETVWDDDIAVAGSFDAIAKIDGETVIIDWKTSKAVYESVALQLSAYRYATRIILAESGESIPMPEITGGAVLHVRPEAWAFHPIECGREVHETFKALRAVFEWDREGKKGVVGKPIASGGVRLTGTERRAA
- a CDS encoding HNH endonuclease, with the protein product METMSPLADRTARMRFNRAMREKGVEAKACGRCFAVKGYGGFSVQSSSASGRMTICKRCTSERRHQWNASNAEGRKEYNRRWRKGHPARAAQHDRGRSQSPERQEYNRRWRESNQERRKAHLIKSRILYRARKAAATVVPFTVDEMLADWEEYDLYGCAFCGGPYEEIEHLMPLSRGGEHSLANIVPSCIECNRGVGGKHDRNPYEWLAERFPNLAPLLLPVDEG